One window of Marinomonas primoryensis genomic DNA carries:
- a CDS encoding NAD(P)/FAD-dependent oxidoreductase, with amino-acid sequence MLAKNRSTYSNMPYWLADTSLASKIHSNARFEIPQKVDVVIVGGGFTGISASITLARAGLKVVVLEGGRLGEGASCRNGGLLGPSFSKLGVEGLERQYGRDSVHSTIKESLVAFNWLVDFIKEEQIDCDLSLCGRFRGASHPSHYADLIEQAEALAKVVDFPAIAVSRQDQFQEVGSNAYYGGVVYPTDGTLQPAKLHRGLCQIAQQAGVLMLEHTMVRGVTKQGNHHQVQFDGGMINADQVIIATNGYTGNEFGKFKRRVIPIRSAMIATEELPESLVRSVSPKLRAHGGTERLVAYYRPSPDGKRILFGGRAFGKGDQPQLYSKYLQDFMIRTFPQLQEAKIDYAWSGYVAYTFDHVPHIGKMDNMHYAMGYCGSGVGRANYFGRKIAQQALNLTEGKTSFDDFPFKTRPLYTGKPWFLPAIMKWHDFADRRGW; translated from the coding sequence ATGTTGGCAAAAAACAGATCGACGTATAGCAACATGCCTTATTGGCTGGCGGATACGTCTTTGGCGAGCAAAATTCACTCTAATGCCCGGTTTGAAATCCCACAAAAAGTGGATGTAGTGATTGTTGGCGGTGGGTTTACCGGAATCTCTGCGTCCATTACCTTAGCTCGCGCGGGTCTAAAAGTGGTTGTGCTTGAGGGTGGTCGTTTGGGGGAAGGAGCCAGTTGTCGAAATGGTGGGTTACTTGGCCCAAGTTTCAGCAAATTGGGCGTAGAAGGACTGGAGCGCCAATACGGTCGTGACAGTGTTCACTCAACGATAAAAGAGAGTTTGGTGGCGTTTAATTGGCTGGTGGACTTCATCAAAGAAGAACAGATCGATTGTGATTTGTCCTTATGCGGCCGATTTCGTGGCGCCAGTCATCCTAGCCATTACGCTGACTTAATCGAGCAAGCGGAAGCGCTGGCGAAGGTGGTCGATTTTCCTGCGATTGCGGTGAGTCGTCAGGATCAATTCCAAGAAGTTGGCTCAAATGCCTATTATGGTGGCGTTGTGTATCCTACGGATGGCACGTTACAACCAGCGAAACTGCATCGTGGGCTTTGCCAAATCGCCCAACAAGCGGGCGTATTAATGCTAGAACACACCATGGTTCGAGGCGTTACTAAGCAAGGGAATCACCACCAAGTACAATTTGATGGCGGCATGATCAACGCAGATCAAGTGATTATTGCCACGAATGGCTACACGGGAAACGAATTTGGCAAATTCAAACGTCGTGTCATTCCTATTCGCTCCGCGATGATCGCAACAGAAGAACTGCCTGAGTCACTCGTTCGCTCCGTCAGTCCGAAATTACGCGCCCATGGCGGCACTGAACGATTGGTGGCGTATTATCGACCTTCGCCAGATGGTAAACGCATTTTGTTTGGCGGCCGAGCATTTGGTAAAGGTGATCAACCTCAGTTGTATTCGAAATATTTACAGGACTTTATGATCCGTACGTTTCCTCAGCTACAGGAAGCGAAAATTGATTATGCGTGGTCGGGTTATGTGGCGTACACCTTTGACCATGTGCCGCACATTGGCAAAATGGACAATATGCACTACGCCATGGGCTATTGCGGGTCAGGCGTAGGACGAGCCAATTATTTTGGTCGAAAAATCGCTCAACAGGCGCTTAACCTCACCGAAGGGAAAACATCGTTTGATGATTTTCCTTTCAAAACGCGCCCGTTATACACCGGAAAACCTTGGTTTCTGCCCGCCATTATGAAATGGCATGACTTCGCAGATCGACGCGGATGGTAA
- a CDS encoding phosphotransferase yields MPSNPVLLTLQEHVYFLLNEVETHCHIVELFFTSGATGLLPNIRGRRGYVQALREKADIETARLLERRKVNTTFHAQVSGMHSLVIALEMLTKHCFDCVREGTLSAPYEHPAGQDCCKLAKRIRRALRLVKVGVADNRRRTGIKLGRRTHKLLASYNELQAQTLQAKLTLSDEQLQAAILSNVSLKRLIEQLSVVAEALIKADLGQVATLQNYPHLLDSASNLNYNLKDLKVRRLALTRSGSAIAAISHKSESGKNVLAVYKEGDRIKIDEEVAGVNHWRTIDPRLAPSVLSQTGRLNNGEENEQSSLLIEHIPGKTLEKLLLDGDKDGAQAALNILFKTLNKTWKTTLTPESCSAKFMLQLQKRIGDSRRVHPEFFKDEERICGYVSASFDELVERVAIQETQWRAPFSVLTHGDFNVDNLIYDDVEQRIYFIDLHRASYFDYVQDLSVLMVSIYRLQVLSGVTRKQMMDSAKAVYHFGRRFANRQQDETFEVRLAAGLARSFATSTRFIFDKKLASRMHLRARYLLERLAKLTPEQAQTFTLPLRELYVE; encoded by the coding sequence ATGCCTTCAAACCCCGTTTTATTGACGCTTCAAGAGCATGTATATTTTCTCTTGAATGAAGTCGAAACACACTGCCATATTGTAGAACTTTTTTTCACATCAGGTGCTACCGGATTGCTGCCCAATATTCGTGGTCGACGTGGCTATGTTCAAGCGCTGCGTGAGAAAGCAGACATTGAAACCGCTCGCTTATTAGAGCGCCGTAAAGTCAATACAACCTTTCACGCCCAAGTTAGCGGCATGCATTCTTTAGTGATCGCGCTTGAGATGTTGACCAAGCATTGCTTTGATTGCGTGCGTGAAGGGACGTTAAGCGCGCCCTATGAACACCCTGCAGGCCAAGATTGTTGTAAATTGGCCAAGCGTATACGACGCGCTTTACGCCTTGTTAAAGTCGGTGTGGCGGATAACCGACGTCGCACGGGCATCAAATTGGGCCGACGCACTCATAAGCTGCTGGCCAGTTACAACGAGCTGCAAGCTCAGACATTACAAGCGAAATTAACGCTGAGCGATGAGCAGTTACAAGCGGCGATTTTAAGCAATGTCAGTTTGAAACGATTGATTGAACAATTAAGTGTGGTCGCGGAAGCCTTGATTAAAGCGGATCTTGGTCAAGTGGCGACCTTGCAGAATTACCCTCATTTATTGGACAGTGCATCCAACCTTAACTACAACTTGAAAGATCTAAAAGTCAGGCGCCTAGCATTAACTCGGTCTGGCAGCGCGATTGCGGCGATCTCGCATAAAAGCGAGTCTGGAAAGAATGTGCTCGCGGTCTACAAAGAGGGAGATCGCATCAAAATTGACGAGGAAGTGGCGGGTGTGAATCATTGGCGCACTATCGACCCTCGGCTTGCGCCCAGCGTTCTTTCTCAAACAGGGAGGCTGAATAATGGCGAAGAGAATGAGCAATCGTCTTTGTTGATCGAGCATATTCCGGGCAAAACATTAGAGAAACTGTTGCTTGATGGGGATAAAGACGGCGCTCAGGCCGCGCTTAATATTTTGTTTAAAACACTCAATAAGACATGGAAAACCACGCTAACGCCAGAATCTTGCTCGGCAAAGTTTATGCTTCAGCTGCAAAAACGGATTGGCGACAGTCGCAGGGTTCATCCTGAGTTTTTTAAAGATGAAGAACGGATTTGTGGTTATGTGAGTGCCAGTTTTGATGAATTGGTTGAAAGGGTTGCCATACAAGAAACGCAATGGCGCGCGCCCTTTTCAGTGCTGACTCATGGAGACTTTAACGTTGATAACCTGATCTATGACGATGTTGAACAGCGTATTTATTTTATCGATCTGCATCGCGCGTCTTACTTTGATTATGTGCAGGATTTGTCGGTGTTAATGGTGTCTATCTATCGTTTGCAAGTGCTCAGTGGCGTCACTCGAAAACAGATGATGGACAGTGCCAAAGCGGTTTATCACTTTGGGCGACGCTTCGCTAATCGACAACAAGATGAGACATTTGAAGTACGGCTGGCCGCAGGTTTAGCGCGTTCATTTGCCACCTCCACGCGTTTTATTTTTGATAAAAAACTGGCGTCTCGTATGCATTTACGCGCTCGATATTTGCTGGAACGTTTAGCGAAACTGACGCCGGAACAAGCTCAGACATTCACCTTACCATTGAGAGAACTTTATGTTGAATAA
- a CDS encoding GAK system ATP-grasp enzyme — protein MLNKPKIGVIGIPGKWSTEVLADRLEERTGFRAVIDMNQVELRLDTQQLMYQDLDLMTLDGLIIKKISEVYSPATEDRIHMLSYAERAGVKMFSPTQSVGNLVNRLSGTLALQQGHIPMPKTRVTESAEQAFTTVREFGSAILKPLYSTKARGMIMLTEDDSDEFVRNALETYRQSQTIYYIQQTVKLDGRDLGMVFVGGEYLCTYARVGNKDSWNTTINSGGKYELFEPDAALIELGRRAQSCYDLSFTTVDIALTDQGPVVFEVSAFGGFKGALEGCNIDAASVYADYILKEITKP, from the coding sequence ATGTTGAATAAGCCAAAAATCGGGGTCATTGGTATCCCTGGGAAATGGTCTACGGAAGTGTTGGCCGATCGATTAGAAGAGCGCACGGGATTTCGTGCGGTGATCGACATGAATCAGGTCGAATTGCGTTTAGACACTCAGCAACTAATGTATCAAGACCTCGACTTAATGACACTGGACGGTTTGATTATTAAAAAGATCAGTGAAGTCTATTCGCCTGCCACAGAAGATCGCATCCACATGCTGTCTTATGCGGAGCGTGCTGGCGTGAAAATGTTCAGCCCAACGCAGAGTGTTGGTAACTTGGTGAATCGATTGAGCGGCACATTGGCGTTGCAGCAAGGCCATATTCCGATGCCAAAGACACGCGTCACCGAAAGCGCAGAGCAAGCGTTTACGACGGTGCGAGAATTTGGCTCAGCGATTTTGAAACCGCTGTATTCCACCAAAGCACGCGGCATGATTATGCTGACCGAAGACGACAGCGACGAATTTGTTCGCAACGCATTGGAAACGTATCGCCAGAGTCAGACTATTTATTACATTCAGCAAACCGTGAAACTGGATGGTCGTGATCTGGGTATGGTGTTTGTGGGTGGTGAATACCTTTGTACTTATGCCCGTGTTGGCAACAAAGACTCTTGGAATACCACGATTAACAGTGGTGGAAAATATGAATTGTTTGAGCCAGATGCGGCACTGATTGAACTGGGTCGTCGAGCGCAATCTTGTTATGACTTGAGCTTCACTACCGTCGATATTGCCTTGACGGATCAAGGTCCAGTCGTGTTTGAAGTGTCGGCATTCGGTGGTTTTAAAGGCGCGTTAGAAGGGTGTAATATCGACGCGGCCAGTGTGTACGCCGACTATATTTTGAAGGAGATCACCAAACCATGA
- a CDS encoding HprK-related kinase B yields MIKTLLNLSHVDEGLTHCVHDIRLTFAELSITVHSNEAMLLAGLADYYRSYLKTNTSVTSSLNLYVIEQSAVGDELDWLEVPREAGKQGRKEGFLDVADGRWIKKFKTGMAFLQRTEKAIAVGPCAANLAQIINFINNQFLNHYLRQGFTLGHASGFSVKGEVTAIAAGSGGGKSTLMLRCLENTERDFLTNDRILLKKTAHGTSAIGLAKLPRVNPGTLLHSDRLRHILPESRQDVLCQIPRNELWSLEEKYDVQIEDNYGENRVQLAGNLARLIMLDWSLDSSEPTQIERVNLLQQADVIEGLRKRPGPFYQDKDGAFTDLNAIDSVAHYASELENVDVYRLTGKIDFDRAYDLIATLDQP; encoded by the coding sequence ATGATTAAAACATTATTGAACCTATCCCATGTGGATGAAGGGCTCACCCATTGCGTTCATGATATCCGACTGACATTTGCTGAGTTGTCTATCACAGTGCATTCCAATGAAGCCATGTTACTCGCTGGCTTGGCCGATTATTATCGTAGTTATTTAAAAACAAATACGAGTGTGACGTCGTCGTTGAACTTGTATGTCATAGAGCAAAGCGCCGTTGGTGATGAACTGGATTGGTTAGAAGTGCCTAGAGAAGCGGGCAAACAAGGCCGAAAAGAAGGTTTTCTTGATGTAGCGGATGGCCGTTGGATTAAAAAATTCAAAACGGGCATGGCCTTTTTACAACGGACAGAAAAAGCCATAGCAGTGGGCCCTTGCGCGGCCAATTTAGCGCAAATTATTAACTTTATTAATAACCAATTCCTTAACCATTACTTGCGCCAAGGTTTTACTTTAGGTCATGCGTCTGGGTTTAGTGTAAAGGGTGAAGTAACAGCTATTGCAGCAGGCTCTGGTGGCGGTAAATCCACGCTAATGCTGCGTTGTCTCGAAAATACAGAACGTGATTTTCTCACCAATGATCGTATTTTGCTGAAAAAAACCGCACATGGAACGTCCGCGATTGGCTTGGCAAAACTGCCTCGGGTAAACCCTGGTACCTTGCTGCATTCCGATCGTTTGCGTCACATTCTGCCGGAATCTCGACAAGACGTATTATGCCAAATACCTCGAAATGAACTATGGTCATTAGAGGAGAAGTACGATGTACAGATCGAAGACAATTATGGTGAAAACCGTGTGCAGTTAGCGGGTAATTTGGCTCGCCTGATTATGCTTGATTGGTCATTGGACAGCTCGGAACCGACACAAATAGAACGAGTCAATTTATTACAACAAGCCGACGTGATAGAAGGACTGCGCAAACGCCCAGGGCCTTTTTATCAAGATAAAGACGGTGCTTTTACGGATCTCAATGCCATTGACTCTGTGGCGCACTATGCCAGCGAACTCGAGAATGTGGACGTTTATCGTTTAACGGGAAAAATCGATTTTGACCGTGCTTATGATTTGATTGCTACCTTGGATCAACCATGA
- a CDS encoding histidine phosphatase family protein — protein MIARIALIRHGAYEQLKNVPSALQPFPLTEEGEQEVRQQARTFGEWLTRNGLRLDPQVDSSTLLRAWQTAMIYIEELREHFDREPQVVSFPTLCERSVGAVANLPVEEIERVLALDPRFSTPPENWKSDSDYCLPFDGAESLLQAGQRVADHIQAWRSQHSIFEGNHEGDGLVKLLVGHGASIRHGAFHLNVIQFCDIKRLSMFYGHPIVLEFSNDQPIKKGFGEWKQRQTHDVPD, from the coding sequence ATGATCGCTCGCATCGCGCTGATTCGCCACGGTGCTTACGAACAGTTGAAAAATGTGCCGAGCGCTTTGCAGCCTTTCCCTCTAACCGAGGAAGGTGAGCAAGAGGTGCGACAACAAGCCCGCACGTTTGGTGAGTGGTTAACGCGCAATGGTCTGCGACTGGATCCACAAGTGGACTCGTCGACTTTATTGCGAGCGTGGCAGACGGCGATGATTTACATCGAAGAATTACGTGAACATTTTGATAGAGAACCACAAGTGGTGTCGTTTCCTACTTTGTGTGAGCGCAGTGTTGGCGCCGTTGCCAACTTGCCTGTAGAAGAAATCGAAAGGGTGTTAGCGCTGGATCCGCGTTTCTCCACACCGCCAGAAAATTGGAAATCAGACAGCGACTATTGTTTGCCTTTCGATGGTGCCGAGTCATTGCTACAAGCAGGTCAAAGAGTGGCGGATCATATTCAAGCCTGGCGATCTCAGCACTCCATATTTGAAGGTAATCATGAAGGCGATGGTCTGGTTAAGTTGTTGGTGGGGCATGGGGCATCGATACGTCATGGGGCGTTTCATTTAAATGTCATACAATTTTGCGATATTAAACGGCTAAGTATGTTTTATGGCCATCCCATCGTGTTGGAGTTTTCTAACGATCAGCCAATAAAAAAAGGGTTCGGAGAGTGGAAGCAACGTCAAACCCATGATGTACCCGATTAA
- a CDS encoding metallophosphoesterase — MQSPIPAIIDRPNHTEIIARLPSEWTSWPRDDSSVNSHVLATNKTPPRFKKNKIRWPKRSVVFISDPHADAFAFEASLIAAGVAERKKKAGLGHLTLTKKGRQAEIIVGGDCLDKGPSNLALLRSVKQLYKLKARVTLLAGNHDLRLLMGLLALARKKDVGNQHFFVRMGKKVVPLFREVFDEYLADTKWDKKIPDEDACRKLLFPGDDWFKEFPFHAAGFLTSEGIDREVRKMETKNHSFEKHCLSAGLSLRQVYATSLKCQQLFLYKKGEFNWFFRKMELVAKRGSFLFLHAGLDDSMGQMLLKSGTNYANKAFHRNLKRRDLFSFYYSSIANTFRTKYRDADLPLTARGVEAIHKAGIHVVVQGHINRQQGQRITIKKGLVHVEADITLDSHSRKVEGLKHYGIGATLIDKDAGIVGLSCDYPTAKVMTAQELQGIYE, encoded by the coding sequence ATGCAGAGCCCTATTCCCGCTATTATAGATCGTCCTAATCACACGGAGATTATTGCTCGTTTACCGAGTGAATGGACGTCGTGGCCTCGGGATGATAGCTCGGTAAACAGTCATGTTTTGGCCACCAATAAAACGCCACCACGCTTTAAAAAGAACAAAATACGTTGGCCAAAGCGGTCCGTGGTATTTATTTCCGATCCGCATGCCGATGCATTCGCTTTTGAAGCCTCTTTGATTGCCGCTGGTGTCGCAGAGCGTAAAAAGAAAGCCGGATTAGGCCATCTTACCTTGACGAAAAAAGGTCGTCAGGCAGAAATTATTGTCGGTGGTGATTGCTTGGATAAGGGGCCGAGTAACCTTGCATTGCTGCGCAGCGTGAAGCAGCTCTATAAGCTTAAAGCACGGGTGACGCTACTGGCGGGCAATCACGATTTGCGTTTGTTAATGGGTTTATTGGCGTTGGCGCGTAAAAAAGACGTGGGCAATCAGCATTTTTTCGTTCGAATGGGAAAGAAAGTGGTTCCGCTGTTTCGTGAAGTGTTTGACGAATATTTAGCAGACACAAAATGGGACAAAAAAATCCCCGATGAGGACGCCTGCCGTAAGCTGCTTTTCCCTGGAGACGATTGGTTTAAAGAATTTCCATTTCACGCCGCCGGTTTTTTGACGTCAGAAGGTATCGATCGTGAAGTGCGAAAAATGGAAACGAAGAATCACAGTTTCGAAAAACATTGTCTGTCTGCCGGCTTAAGTTTGCGGCAGGTGTATGCGACATCGTTGAAATGTCAGCAGTTGTTTCTGTATAAAAAAGGCGAATTTAACTGGTTTTTCCGCAAGATGGAATTGGTTGCTAAGCGTGGGTCGTTTCTATTTCTTCACGCTGGACTGGACGATAGCATGGGGCAAATGTTACTAAAAAGTGGCACAAACTACGCGAACAAAGCGTTTCACCGTAATTTGAAACGTCGCGACTTATTCAGTTTCTACTACAGTTCTATCGCCAATACGTTTCGTACTAAGTATCGGGACGCTGACCTTCCTTTGACGGCGCGTGGTGTGGAAGCGATTCACAAAGCAGGTATTCATGTGGTGGTACAAGGTCATATCAATCGTCAACAAGGTCAGCGCATTACCATTAAAAAGGGATTGGTTCATGTGGAGGCGGACATCACGCTGGATTCCCATTCACGAAAAGTAGAAGGATTAAAACACTACGGTATCGGCGCGACATTAATAGACAAGGACGCAGGTATTGTTGGCCTGAGCTGCGATTATCCAACGGCCAAAGTAATGACTGCCCAAGAATTACAAGGAATCTACGAATAA
- a CDS encoding amphi-Trp domain-containing protein, producing MKSKTEFKYEALLDPDDIQDVLKALSKGLCKGKLEFSDEKEGTLQLDPKGLLRLKVTASDDEDSQQFEVKVRWEKRPKRLNKTAPTISS from the coding sequence ATGAAATCGAAAACAGAATTTAAATACGAAGCCCTGCTTGATCCAGACGATATTCAAGATGTACTAAAAGCGCTTTCTAAGGGACTTTGCAAAGGAAAGCTGGAGTTTAGTGATGAAAAAGAAGGCACATTACAGCTTGATCCAAAAGGGTTGTTGCGGCTAAAGGTAACCGCGTCGGATGACGAAGACAGCCAGCAGTTTGAAGTTAAAGTGCGCTGGGAGAAACGTCCAAAACGATTGAATAAAACGGCGCCAACGATCTCGTCTTGA
- a CDS encoding inositol monophosphatase family protein — translation MFLAHNLVDQAVLDRFEQAEKVIKVAGAQALDYFRNRDKLVVETKMEPQDVVSIADRNVEIAIIEGLQKHFAQDGFLGEEQGTTKGDNEYLWVIDPIDGTACFLNGMHSWCISIALMVNDKIACGLIFDPNSNELFSAIAGKGCFVNDKKVETLKVNSVQEGVMGVGTSHRIPSSLCVNFIEKLLSEGGMFIRNGSGALMLAYVASGRLIGYYEPHINSWDCLAGLIMVDEAGGVTNDFLEGEGLLKGNPLLVSASGLKKSLNKMTGI, via the coding sequence ATGTTTTTAGCTCATAACTTAGTAGATCAAGCGGTTCTTGACCGATTCGAACAAGCCGAAAAAGTGATAAAGGTCGCCGGCGCTCAGGCTCTAGATTATTTTCGAAATCGAGACAAACTCGTGGTTGAAACCAAAATGGAGCCCCAAGACGTGGTAAGTATTGCCGACCGTAATGTAGAAATTGCCATCATTGAAGGCTTACAAAAACACTTTGCGCAAGATGGCTTCCTCGGCGAAGAACAAGGCACCACCAAGGGTGACAACGAGTATTTGTGGGTGATTGACCCAATCGATGGCACAGCGTGTTTTCTCAACGGCATGCACTCTTGGTGTATTTCGATTGCCCTAATGGTGAACGACAAAATCGCGTGCGGTCTGATATTTGATCCAAACAGCAACGAACTTTTTAGTGCTATCGCGGGTAAAGGCTGTTTTGTGAACGACAAAAAAGTCGAAACCCTCAAAGTAAATTCCGTACAAGAAGGTGTGATGGGAGTGGGAACGTCTCATAGAATCCCATCCTCTCTTTGCGTTAACTTTATCGAAAAGTTATTAAGTGAAGGCGGTATGTTCATCCGTAATGGCTCTGGCGCGCTCATGCTGGCCTATGTGGCGTCAGGTCGCCTGATTGGTTACTACGAGCCCCACATCAACTCTTGGGACTGCCTAGCAGGTCTCATCATGGTGGACGAAGCCGGTGGCGTAACCAACGACTTTTTAGAAGGGGAAGGACTACTCAAAGGCAACCCTTTGCTGGTGTCTGCGAGTGGGCTCAAAAAATCACTCAACAAAATGACAGGCATTTAA
- a CDS encoding ABC transporter ATP-binding protein has translation MSLHYKSGSVSFENVIKTFGNVTAIDNVSFTIEPGNLVTLLGPSGCGKTTTLRMLAGLEHPTSGRIMIGNKDVTHLPATDRDVSMVFQSYALFPHMTVAENVAYGLSASGVNKVEAKEKSEEGLELVGLEGYGERFPSELSGGQQQRVAVARALVLEPEVLLLDEPLSNLDAKLRRHVREEIRELQQKIGLTAVYVTHDQEEALAVSDRIIVMNRSVIAQEGSPRELYEAPASSFIADFIGDANLIDADIIATDGHTAEVAVGALRCSLPQRDFSKGRVQLAVHPSSVRLSKLDHQSTGLTGNVRRATYLGNQMQYDVDSEVGSLFVVDYRVEQAIPVGSDVSIAFSNRGLALVKTA, from the coding sequence ATGAGTCTTCATTACAAATCAGGCTCAGTGAGCTTTGAAAACGTCATTAAAACCTTTGGCAATGTGACTGCCATTGATAACGTATCTTTCACTATTGAACCGGGTAACCTTGTCACCTTATTAGGGCCAAGCGGTTGCGGAAAAACCACTACGTTACGAATGCTGGCGGGGCTGGAACACCCAACGTCTGGGCGCATCATGATTGGTAACAAAGACGTTACGCATCTGCCCGCGACCGATCGTGACGTCAGCATGGTGTTTCAATCTTATGCTTTGTTTCCTCACATGACGGTGGCCGAAAACGTCGCCTATGGTCTGAGCGCCAGCGGCGTGAACAAAGTCGAAGCCAAAGAAAAGAGTGAGGAAGGATTAGAGTTGGTCGGCTTAGAAGGTTACGGAGAACGTTTTCCCAGTGAATTATCGGGTGGTCAGCAACAACGTGTCGCCGTGGCACGCGCGTTGGTTCTCGAACCCGAAGTGCTACTGCTTGATGAACCCTTATCGAACCTAGACGCCAAATTACGTCGCCATGTTCGTGAGGAGATCCGCGAACTTCAGCAAAAAATCGGTTTGACCGCGGTTTACGTCACCCATGATCAAGAAGAAGCGCTTGCCGTGTCTGATCGTATTATTGTGATGAACCGCTCGGTGATTGCTCAAGAAGGCAGCCCTCGTGAACTGTATGAGGCGCCCGCCTCAAGTTTTATTGCCGACTTTATTGGCGACGCTAATCTAATCGACGCCGACATCATCGCCACCGATGGCCACACCGCGGAAGTGGCCGTTGGCGCATTGCGTTGTTCCTTGCCACAACGTGACTTTAGCAAGGGCCGCGTACAGTTGGCGGTACACCCAAGTTCTGTCCGGTTATCCAAGCTTGATCATCAATCTACAGGGCTCACTGGCAACGTCAGACGAGCAACCTATTTAGGCAACCAAATGCAATACGATGTCGATTCTGAAGTGGGTAGCTTATTCGTCGTTGACTATCGTGTTGAGCAAGCAATTCCCGTCGGTTCCGATGTGTCTATTGCGTTTTCAAATCGCGGTCTTGCGTTAGTTAAGACAGCTTAG